In the Desulfomicrobium apsheronum genome, GAGGCGCGGTTTCCCTGACGTAGCGCGGGTCGCGCAGGGCCAGATTCCCGGCCGGGATGGAATCGAGGACCATCTTCACGTATTGCGGCGAGCATTTTTCCTTGTACTTGCGCTCCAATACGGCGCGCACCACGTGGCGAACCCGCTCACGCGAGAGGCGCAAGGGTTTGTCCAGGGGATCGGCCACCAGATAGGGGGCGCAGTCGTCCTCGGCTGAAAGAGGCGTCTCGTAGGCCGTGTTGATGATGGGCCGCGCCCCGTAGCGCTCGTAGAAGCGAAGCCTCGCGACGTTCTCGCGCAGCAGCTCCGGATCACGGCACAGGGCCGGGTCGTCGGGCAGGCATTCAAAGAAGAGGGCCGTGTCGCCAAGGGCCTTGGCCTCCTCGCGTACCCTTTCGTAAAGGGCCGAGCCCACCCCGTGGCCGCCGTGGCGCAGGCTGACCGAGAGGTAGTCAAGGTAGCAGAAGCGCAGGTCCGAAAAATGGCACAGCAGGGCGAATCCCTGCACCAACCTGCGTTGCCCCTCGGCCACGAAGACGATGGTCCGGTATCCCTTGCCTAGGGGGTTCTTGAGGGTGGCGGGGAGATTCGCGACCTCTTCGGCGGCGATGAGTGGAAACCGCTCGGCCAGAATGGTCTGCACCTGCTCGATGCTCTGGGCGTCGACGGGCACGGTGGTGTCGTAGATGGGACGGATGCTGAACATGGAGAGCCTCGTTTCGGCCGGAGCCGGGACCTGTATCCGAATGGAATTTTATTGCCGGTCGGGACAATACGGCGGCGAGGGCGAATGGTAAATAGATCTCTGCGTGATCACGGTGTCGTCGTGCATTCTGCATGTGCGCTTGAGATGGCGGGCTTTTTTGTATCGGCTTGCCTTTGGGAACCGCGCCGCACATTGGGAAAGGCATGTATTTCTGGTCAATTACAGGGCCAAGGATGCAAATTCAGCCCCGTCCCGCCGGATTTTGGCGCAACCGCCCATCACGGGATTTCGCATGGATAGTGCTTGCTGGATGGCTTTGGGAAATATTAAGCGGAGCGGGTTGGCTGGAGGAAGAGATGGGCGGGACAATAGTGGAACGGGATGCGTCTCTTCAGCGTACCAATTTCATGTTTTTTCAAGGATAAAAATGAGTTTTTCAGCAAGCAGCGCTTCGCGCACGCAGCGTCATGGCCGCAACATGTTCCTCCTGCTTGTCGTGCTGCTTCTGTGCGCTTGCGGCAATGGCTATTATCGCGGCCCGGTTTCGGAGCATTTCGATGGGAGCAAATTCGACAATCCCTGGGAGTCGATGCCCAATCGTTTCGGGGATTTTCTGAAGTGGCGCCTGACCGCCGAGCGCGGCTACTGGCCTGAGCATGTCGAGGTTGAACCGACGCTGCCTCCGGCGCGGGTCATGGGAGAGGAGTTGCGGGTGACCTATGTCGGTCATGCCACGGTGCTCTTGCAGACCCGGGGGCTGAACATCCTGACCGACCCCATCTGGTCCGAGCGGGCCAGTCCGTTCGGCTTCGCGGGCCCAAGGCGCGTTGCCGCGCCGGGGGTGAGGTTTGAGGACCTGCCGCCCATCGACCTGGTGCTGATCAGCCACAACCACTACGACCACCTGGACCTGCCGACCCTTGAACGCCTGCACCGGGCCTTCAATCCACTCGTGCTCACCCCGCTTGGCAATGATGTCATCATAAGGTCCGCCATCCCGGACATGCGGCTTAAAACACTGGATTGGGGCCAGGCCTTCATGTTCGGCGAAGAGATGCGGATCGTGCTTGAGCCCATGCAGCACTGGTCGGCCCGGGGGCTTTTCGATCGCCTCGAAGCCCTGTGGGGAGCTTTTGTCATCGATGCGCCGGGCGGAGCCATCTACTTTCTGGCCGATGCGGGGTATGCGCGGCACCTGTCCGAGGATTTCACGGCCAAGTACGGCACGCCGCGCCTGAGTCTGCTGCCGGTCGGAGCCTACGAACCGCAATGGTTCATGCGTTACGCCCACATGAACCCCGCCGATGTGATTCAGACTTTCATCGATCTTGGGCAGGGACGGGCCATGGGCACCCAGCATGAGGTCTTTCCCATGGCTGACGAAGCCTATGCGGCCCCTCGCCGGGAGATTTTGGAGGCCTTGCAGTCCAGGGGCATAGACGAATCGCTCTTCATGCTTCCAAAAGTAGGGGAGTGGTTCACGGTTCCGCCGCGCTGAAATTTTGCACGATGCGAGGGCTCGCCGGATATATTCTGAAACTTTTTTTCATACTTATTTCTCTGTAGGTTATTTTCAGCTTGCACCCACTGACCTTCCTTGATAGCTCCATCGATCTTTAATCGATTAACTCGATTTTTTTTCAGCAAATCGCATTCTTACGGAGGATTTCATGCGCATATTCGTATTGCTTGCAGCAAGTCTGTTTTTCGCCCAGGCCGCCTTTGCCGGGGCGGTCGGCAGCCCCATTCCCGTAGGTATCGCCGTGGGACAGACCACCAACGTGGCCCTGTTCGGCGAAGAGCAGGTCAACGGTGCCAAGGTGGCTGAAAGGATGATCAACGAGAAGGGCGGCGTGGGCGGAACTCCCATCAAGCTCGTGTTCCAGGACACCGGCGGGGATGAAGCCGGAGCCATCAACGCCTTTCAGAACCTGATCTCCCGCGACAAGGTCGTGGCCATCATCGGGCCGACCCTGTCCCAGCAGGCCTTTGCCGCCAACCCCATCGCCAATCAGGCCAAGGTGCCCGTTGTCGGCCCCTCCAACACGGCCAAGGGCGTGGCCCAGATCGGCGAGTATGTGTCCCGCATTTCCGCCCCCATGACCCTGGTCGCACCCAACGCCTTGAAGCGCGCCCTCGCGGTCAACCCGAACATCAAGAATGTGGCCGTGGTCTATGCCCAGGATGACGCGTTCAACGTCTCCGAGACCGGCATTTTCCAGGAAGCCATCAAGGACATGGGCCTCAGCATCGTCCTCGTCCAGAAGACCAGCGTCAAGGACACGGATTTTACCACCCAGGTCACGGCCATCCTCGGAGCGGGCGTGGACATGGTGGTCATGAGCTGTCTGGCGGCCGACGGCGGCAACATGGTCAAGCAGTTGCGCCAGTTCGGCTACGAGGGCCTCATCGTGGGCGGCAACGGTTTCAACTCTCCGAACATGTACCCGGTCTGCGGCAAGGAATGCACCGGCGTCATCGTGGCCCAGGCTTACAGCCCCAGGGCCGACAACGCCGAAAACAACGCCTTTGTCCCCGTGTTCAAGGAAATGTTCAAGAAGGATCCAGCCCAGTTCTCGGCCCAGGCCTACACCAGCGTGAAGGTCGTCGTGGATGCCTTGAACGAAGTGGAGCAGAGCACCGGCAAGAAGGTCGCGGACATGGACACGGCCGAACTGCGCACCGCCCTCAATGCTGCCATCATCTCCAGTTCCTATGAAACGCCTCTTGGCGAGATCGTTCTCGACGCCGACGGCGAGATCACCCAGAAGACGTTCTATGTCTCCCAGATCAAGATCGCCGAAGACGGCAAGACCGGGATCATGGAACTGCTGCCCGAATAACGCATCCTGCCGGGGGAGCGCCGCTTCCCCGGCTTTTGGCATATCATGAACATCGTCTATTTCCTGCAAAATATCCTGAACGGCCTTTCCATCGGTTCGGTCTACGCCATCTTCGCCCTTGGCTACACGCTGGTCTTTTCCATTCTGGGAATCATCAACTTCGCCCACGGCGCGGTCTTCACCCTTGGCGCGTATTGCACCTACGCCCTGGCCGTCGGTGATTTCGGCCTGAACGGGCTTCTGGCCGGTACGAGCCTGCCATTCAGCCTGCCTTTTCCCCTGGCGCTTCTGGGAGGCTCCATCATGGCCGGTTGCGTTGGCGTTTTGGTCGAGCGACTGGCTTTCCGGCCGCTGCGGGCCAAGGGGGCCGATCCGCTCCTGGCGCTGGTCAGCAGCCTTGGCGTTGCGCTCATTCTGGTCAATTGCCTGCAATTTCTTGTCGGCGCGGAAATCTATTCCTTTCCGTCCGACATTTTCGGATCTTTGCCCATGGCCATGATCTTCAAGATGGACGGCAAGATCCTGGCCGTGCGCACCGTGCAGCTGATCATCCTGGGCGTCAGCCTGGCCATGCTGCTGGTGCTGGCCTGGTTCATGAACCGGACCCGCATGGGCAAGGCCCTGCAGGCCACGGCCGAGAACCCCGAAACCGCCAGCCTGCTCGGCATCAACGTCGATCGCTACATCCTGTCCACATTCTTCATCTCCGGCGCCCTTGGGGGCCTGGCAGGAACGCTCATCGGGGCGAGCTTCGGCCTGGCCGGGCCGTATTTCGGAGTCAGTTATGGCCTCAAGGGCCTGGCGGTCATCGTGCTGGGCGGTCTCGGCAGCATTCCCGGGGCGGTTCTCGGCGGACTTGTCATTGGTCTGGGCGAGGCGTTCCTGCCCCCGGACTATTCGTCCATGAAAGAGGCCGTGGCCTTTGTCATGCTTTTCGTCATTCTTCTGGCCCGCCCCCAGGGGCTTCTTGGCCAGCAAACCATCCAGAAGGTTTAGGATGGGCATGTTTCTCGACAACTACGGTTTTTTGATGGTGGCCATCATCCAGCAGGCGCTCCTGGGGATGAGCCTGTGGTATCCGCTCATGGCCGGACAGCTCTCCCTGGCCAGCATAGGCTTCTATTCCCTGGGCGGCTACATCGCGGCCATCATGGGTACGAGCCCGCTCTTTGCAGCCTGGCGTGAAACTCTGGGCGCGGCCCTCTACCCTGTGGAATGGCTCATCGCCATGCTGGCCAGCTGCCTGCTCGGACTGCTGGTCGGCATCCCGGCCCTGCGGCTGCGCGGCATCTATCTGGCCCTGGCGACCATCGCCTTCGTGCAGGTGCTCAATGTCGTGGTCCTGGTTCTGGACGTGACCGGCGGGGCGGTGGGCCTTTTTGGCATCCCGCAGCCTTTCGAGAAGCGCATCGGCTACCTGTGGTTCTTCGGCCCACTCCTTATCGTCATGCTCCTCTTCTCCTGGCGGCTGACCCGCACCGTGGCCGGCCGGTCCTTCATGGCCATCCGCGAGGACGAGCTGGCCGCCCAGGCCATGGGTATTTCCACCACCTTCGAGAAGGTCCGCGCCTTTGTCATCGGTTGCGGCCTGGCCGGTGTGGTCGGAGCCATGAGCGCGCCGTTCCTCAATACCTGGAACGCCCGCCAGAGCAGCTTCGACGCCTCCGTGGCCTGCTTGGCCTATGTGCTCATCGGCGGCGCGCGCTCCATCTGGGGTCCGCTGCTGGGCGCGATCTTGCTTGTCGCGCTGCCCGAGGTGCTGCGTCCGCTCAAGGACGCCCGCCTGATCATGAACGGCATCGTCCTGGTCGTGGCCTGCATCTACCTGCCCCAGGGCATCGCCGGACTGCTGGCTTCCCTGCGCCGCAAAGCTTCGGGGGTGGCCTGATGAACGCCATTTTGAGTCTGGAAGGCGTATCGCGCTCATTCGGTGGGCTCATGGCCGTCGGTGATGTCGGATTTTCCGTGCAGCCTGGTGAAATCTTCGGCCTGATCGGTCCCAACGGCGCGGGCAAGACCACGCTCTTCAACCTGATTTCCGGACTCACGCCTGTTTCGGCGGGCCGGATCAGTTTTCTGGGCAAGGACATTCTGGGCATCGCGCCGCACAAGGTCGCCAGCATGGGCATGGCCAGAACGTTCCAGAACATTCGTCTTTTCAGCGGCATGAGCGTGCTCGACAACGTGCGCGCGCCCATGCAGGCCTTCGCCGAAACCGGACTTCTGTCGGACCTGCTCGGCCTTCCGGCCAGCCGCGCCCAGGAAAGGCGCATCCGGGACAGGGCCATGGAGCTGCTCGGCCTTGTCGGGCTGGACTCCAAGACCCATGATCTTGCGTCATCCCTGCCCTACGGCGAACGCAGGCGGCTTGAGATCGCCCGCGCCCTGGCCCTGCGCCCCAAACTGCTGCTTCTGGACGAACCGGCCGCAGGCCTGAACCTGGCCGAAAAGGCGGAACTGAGTTCTTTCATCCGCGACCTGCGCACCCGCTTCGACCTGACCGTGCTCATCATCGAGCACCATGTGCCATTGGTCATGGGCCTTTGCGACCGCCTGGCCGTGCTCAACTTCGGCCGCCTCATCTGCCAGGGCAAGCCGGACGACGTGCGCAGCGATCAATGCGTCATTGACGCCTACCTCGGAGACAGCCATGCCGTTGCTTGAACTTGCTCAGGTCTGCGTGAATTACGGCGCGGTCAAGGCTGTGCGAGACGTCAGTCTTTATGTGGAGCATGGCGAGGTGGTCACTCTCATCGGTGCCAACGGAGCGGGCAAGAGCACCATCCTGCGCGCCGTCTCCGGCCTGGCCCGCATCGCGTCCGGCGCGCTGCGTTTCTCGGGAACCGACATCGCCAAAACCCGGCCGGACGCCATTGTCCGTGCCGGGCTGGCGCATTGCCCCGAAGGACGCCAGGTCCTGGCCAGGCAGAGCATCGAGGACAACCTCCTGCTTGGCGCCTACATCCGCACAGACAAGGACGGCATCGCGCGTGACCTGGAAAAGTCCTACGTCATGTTTCCGCGTCTTCGGGAGCGTCGCCGCCAGCCTGCCGGGACCCTTTCCGGCGGCGAACAGCAGATGCTGGCCATCGCCCGCGCCCTCATGAGCTCGCCGCGCATGCTCCTGCTCGATGAACCGTCCCTGGGACTTGCGCCGCTGGTGGTGGAGGAGATTTTCGCCATTCTCGACTCCCTGAGCGCCCAGGGCATGACCATCCTTCTTGTGGAACAGAACGCGCGGCTGGCCCTGGCGCATTCCCATCGCGGCTACGTGCTTGAATCCGGACAGATCGCGGCCACCGGCGAAGCCAGAGCACTGCTTGACGATGACCGTGTTCTGGCTGCGTATCTGGGGGCCTGAAACGGAAGGAAGAGGCGGGGCGCTGCCCCGGACCCCGCAAGGGGCTCGCCCCTTGACCCGTGCAGGGGGACGCGGGGGCCACGATATTTTTGTTTTTGGGATTGCCGATTAAATGGGTAGTGGCTTTTTTTTGGCGCTTGAGCGCCAATTTTTACATATTTATCGGATTGCGCAGCAGCGCTTTTGAGGTGTTTGAATGACCAAACCAAAAAGGGTGACCCTGTTCATCCAGTGCATAGTGGATTCCTGTTTTCCCGCCGTGGGCGAAGCCATGGTCAAGGTGCTTGAGCGCCAGGGGCTTGAGCTCGACTATCCCGCGAACCAGACATGCTGCGGACAGCCTGCCTTCAATGCCGGATATCGCGACGAAGCGGCGCGTCTGGCGCGGCATTACCTGGACGTGTTCGAGGACGCCGAGGCCATCGTCTGTCCGTCGGGATCGTGCGTACACATGGTCCGTCATCACTACATGGAGCTTTTCGCCAAGGATCCGCGCCAGCTGGACCGGGCCAGGCGGGTGGCGGCCAAGACCTTCGAGTTCACAGAATTTCTGGTCGATGTGCTGGGCGTGACCGATGTCGGCGCAACCTGGAACGGGCAGATCACCTACCACGACTCCTGTCACCTCCTGCGTGGGCTGGGGGTCAAGGACCAGCCTCGGGCGCTGCTTTCCGGAGTACGCGGGCTGACGCTCGTTGAGATGAACCGTTCCGATGAATGCTGCGGGTTCGGGGGCACCTTTTCGGCCAAGTATCCGGAAATTTCCGAGGCCCTGCTCGAAACCAAGCTGGCCAACATCCAGGCTACGGGCACGGGCGCCGTGGTCGGCTGCGACATGGGCTGCCTCATGCACATGCAGGGCATGATCCGGCGTCGCGAGCTGCCCATCAGCGTGCACCACATCGCCGAAATCCTGGCCGGGGAGGAGTAGAATGCTGAACCAGGACCCTCTGAAGTACAGGGAATTGGCCGCCAAGGCCGTCGAGGACAAGCAGCTGCACAGGGCCCTCGCCAAGATGCGCGACAAGGTCGGACGCAACGCGGTGAACCTCTACAACCAGCTTTCGCCCGGGCATGACCCGCGTCAGGACGCCAAGGCCGTGCGCCGCAAGATCGTGGACAACCTTGATGTCGTGCTCGAAACCCTGATCGCGAACATTCGCGCCCGGGGCGGGCATGTCCATCTGGCCGAGACCGGTGAGGACGCCGTGGAATACTGCCTGGGTGTTGCCAGGCGGTTTGAGGTCGCCCGCGTGGTCAAGGGCAAGTCCATGCTGAGCGAGGAAATCCACCTCAACGACGCATTGGAAGCCGCAGGCATCGAGACCGTGGAGACGGATCTTGGCGAGTACATCGTGCAGCTCAAGGGCGAAGCACCATCGCACATCATCGCCCCGGCCATCCACTACACCCGCGAGCAGGTCGGCGAATTGTTCGCTGAAAAACTGGACCAGCCCTATACCGACGATCCGCCGACCCTGACCGCCATGGCGCGCAAGGCCCTGCGCGAAAAGATGCTCACCGCCGACATGGGTATCTCCGGCGGCAACACCGCCTGCGCCGAGACCGGACACGTGACCATCGTTTCCAACGAAGGCAACATCCGCATGGCCACGACCATGCCCCGGGTTCACGTGGTGCTGCTGGGCATCGAGAAGATCGCGGCCACCCTGGAGGATCACGACATCCTGTTGCGCATGCTGACCCGCGCGGCGGCGGGGCAGAAGATCTCAACCTATGTCAGTTATGTCGGCGGGCCCCGCCTGCCCGATGAACCGGACGGCCCGGAGGAATTTCATCTGGTCTTGGTGGATAACGGCCGCAGCCGCATTCTGGCCGACCCGGATTTTCGCGAGGTGCTGCACTGCGTGCGTTGCGGCGGATGCCTCAATGTCTGCCCGGTCTACATGGCCATTGGCGGGCACAGTTACGGCTCGCCGTATTGCGGCCCCATCGGCGCGGTCTTCACGCCGCTGACGCGGGGCATCAACACGTGCCATCACCTCTGCCAGGGAGAAACCCTGTGCGGTGCCTGCAAGCAGGTCTGCCCGGTGGACAACGACCTGCCGCGCATGCTCTCGCTGCTGCGCTCCAAACTGGCCGACGGCGACAGGAGCTGGGACGTACGCCGTCAGAGCCTGCCGACAAAGCTGGTTTTCGGTGCCTGGTCGGTGATCATGAGGCATCGGCGCATGTACGACGCGCTGAGTGCAATGGCCAGATTCGGCCAGAGACTGCTGCCGCGCAGGAACGGCTGGATCAGGCGCCTGCCCGGACCGCTGGGCGGTTGGACCAGGGGGCGCGATTTTCCGCCTCTGGCGCAGGAGAGTTTCGCCGATCGTTGGGCGCGTCGCGACAAGACAGGGAGGGGGGCATGAGTCGTATCATCGAACGGGTCAGGCAGGCGCTTAAAGTGCAGGCCAATGACGGCCGGGACAAGCTGGTCTTCGCCAAGAGCGAGGAATTCATCAATAGCGCGCACGTAACGACCTCGGACGAAGAGCGGGGCGGGTGGATGGACAGCATCCGCCGGGAGGCCCAGGCGCTCAACCTTCAGGTGCACGAGTGTCCGAACCTGGCCGCCTGCGGCGAGGCCATCGCGGCCCTGGCACGCGAGCGCGATCCGGAGTGGGGCACATTGAAGCGGATTGTGCGCTGGAGCGACCCGCTTCTTGACGAATTGGACCTTGAAGCGCGTCTGGGCGAGGACATCCCCGTCACGACAGTGCCTACGGGTGACTCCTTTGGCGAATCCGAGCGCGCGGAGTTCCGGCGCGAGGTCATCGCCTCGTATATCGGCATCACCACCGCCGACTACCTGCTGGCCGACACGGCCTCGCTGGTACTCTTGGGCGGGCGGGGCCGAGCACGCTCGGTGTCTTTGGTGCCGTCCATTCATGTCGCGGTGGTGCCCGGGAGTCGCATGCTCGGCTCCTACCGGCAGATGCTCTCCCGTCTGAACGGACAGGCCTTGCCGTCCAACGTGAACATCATCACCGGCCCGAGCAAGACCGCCGATATCGAGGCCACCCTGGTGCACGGGGCGCACGGCCCGCGCGAGATGCATCTTTTTGTGGTCGCGTCCTGACGTTTTCGCGTGCTGCAGGCGTGTTTTCGCGAGAGCGCCAAGCTGACGAGGTATCAGCTTGGCGCTTTTTTTACGGGAAACGAGAGGGCAGTGTCATTCCCGCGAAGGCGGGCCATGTCGGGCAATAACGCGAAATCCATTCTTTTCAGAGAGTTAAAAAGGCATGGATCCCCTTCTTCAAGGGGATGACGACTTCTTGCAGTGACGTCATATCAACCTGCTGCGGCAAGTCCGTTCAAAAAATCGATGATCTCATGCTCCGTCTCGCTCCTGAGCATGCTTTTGTATATGATGCAGTGCGCTATTATAGTTTTCATGTTTCCGGAAAATCCATAGCTTAGAATCGAAACTTCTCTTCTGTTGACCATGCCTTCTATTTTATTGGATATCACTACAGAATTATTTACGTTTACAAATTCCGATTCAATCAGCTTCGCATCTTTCATTTTATAGTGTTCGACAAGTTTCTTGTAAATTTCAGTCATTTGTATGTTTTCGTCATATAAAAAAATATGCGCATTGGTAAACCTTCTGGCTGAGAAATCAATTTTTGAAATTGATTCATTTTTTACAGACCATAACCTGTTGTCATAGTAGAATGATGCATCTGATTGTCCAATGTTGACTTTTTGCGCTGCGTTTATTGATTTTTTTCTTGATTCAAGATGTCCATATTCGGATGCGATCTCATTTTTCTTGTGTACGTCTTTGCTTGCTGGTGCACAGGATGCCAGCGCGACGACCAAAAGCGTGGCGATCAGGTATTTTTGCATGAAAAAATCTCCCTTTTTATACAACCTGTATCAGGTGATGCCTGTATCCCCGGCTGGCGTGCCATAGATGGGTGCAGGCTGTCGTGATTTGATGAGTCCTTGCAAATACCCTGGAAATACATGACAGTCCATAAGACAGTCTGAAGATTCGGAAAACAGGGATGCGATGGCGGACGAAGGTCGGCCTGTCGCAATCCGTTGAGACATCAACACGACGGCGACCGCGCTGCAAGCCTGGCTCGTAAAGGAGAATGCGATGACGTTGGATGAGAACGCCGGACGGCAGCCCAGTGGATTGCTGGTCCTTCGAACCTTGGCCATGCCCAGGGACACCAACCCCAGTGGCGACATTTTCGGCGGCTGGATTCTGGCCCAGATGGACGTGGCCGGAGGGCTCATGGCCTCGGAGATTTCCATGGGCCGGACCGTCACGGTCAGCGTCGAGAAAATGAGCTTCGACAAGCCCATACGCATGGGCGACACGATCTGCGTGCATGCGGAACTTCTGCGAGTGGGCAATTCGTCCATGGACATCAAGCTTGAGGTCTGGGCGCGGCAGCTCATTGGCGCATACGAAGCCCAGCGTCAGCTGGTGACCGAAGGGGTGTTCCGTTATGTGGCCGTGGATGAGAACCGGCGTCCGCGCAGGGTTCCCGACAATCCGAGTTTTTTCACCAGGTGACATCGCGATGACCCGGCAAGACTGCTGTCCGACCGGGCCATTGACCGAGCGTCAGTCCTTGTTGACGCTTTGTTTTATCACATCCATCAGCTTCTTGATGCTGAAAGGTTTGGCCACGTATCCGTCCATGCCCTTGTCCAGCAGCTTTTCCTTGTCTCCGTTCATGGCATAGGCGGTCATGGCGATGATGGGCACCGGTTTTTTGCCAGTTGCTTCCTCCGAGGCGCGGATGCGCCTGGTGGCCTCTATTCCGTCCATGCCCGGCATCTGAATGTCCATCAGGATGAGGTCGAAATCCTGTTCCAGAAGACGTTCCAGTACCTCATGTCCGTTATGGGCGGTGAAGACCTCGTGACCATTTTTGGTCAGCAGATTGCGGACGGCGAAAAGATTCACCTCGTCATCTTCAGCCACCAGAATTTTTCTCTCCCGCAGCGCGACCCGCGTTTTGTCTGGAACCTCCCGTGCAGGCAATTCCAGCGCCTTGTCCAGGGTGACGCAGAAATATATGCTCGTGCCCACTCCAACCTCGCTTGAAATGGCCATGTTGCCGCCCATGAGTCCAACCAGACGTTTGCAGATGGACAGGCCGAGTCCCGCGCCCTGGTATTGTCTGGTGTAGCCCTGGGTTACCTGGCTGAAGGGCTCGAAGAGCTGGCTCAGCGCTTCATCGGGAATGCCGCACCCTGTGTCCGAAATCTCGAAGAATATGCGCAGCTGATTTTCGTTGCGGGCCGGCAAGGGGTAGGCCTCCACGCTGACAAATCCATGCTGCGTGAACTTGAATGCGTTGCCGATCAGGTTCGTGAGCACCTGTTGCAGACGAATGGGATCGCCGATGACGTTTTGCGGCAGCGCGTCGTCGAAATGGTGCCTGAGTTCGATTCCTGACTGCAGGGCGATGGGCGCGAAGAGATCGATGGATTGATTCAATTTTTTACGCAGGTCGAAGACTTCGGGCCGAATAGGCATCTTGCCCGCTTCGACCCTGGAGAGATCAAGGATGTCGGAAAGCAGGCTGGTCAGGCGGGACGTCGATTGCACGGCCATGGCGCTGTATTCGAGCTGCTCTTGATTCATGCTGGTTGTCTGCAGGAGTTGCAGCATGCCCATGATGCCGTTCAGCGGAGTGCGAATTTCGTGACTCATGTTGGCCAGAAATTCGCTCTTGGCCTTGTTTGCCGCTTCTGCGGCCTCCTTGGCGTTCAGTGCGGCGTATTCAGCGTTCTTTCGCGCTGTCACGTCCACATGCGTACCCACCATGCGCACGGCGCTCCCCTGTTCGTTTCGTTCGACCACCCGGCCGCGCGCCATGATCCACAACCAATGCCCGGATTTGGCCTTCATGCGGAATTCGATCTCGAAAACTTCTCCGCTGGTGACATGTCGGCTTACCTGATCTTCGACATCCTGCACGTCATCGGGATGAATGAGACTGCGCCATGAGCTGTAGTTCGCCTCGAACTCTCCTTTTTCATAGCCGAGCATGGCGTAATAGTGTGGACTGAAATAAGTGCTGCCCGATACGCAGTTCCAATCCCAAAGCCCGTCATTCGTGACCTCAAGGGCCAGGGCGAGCCGTTCTTCGCTCTCACGCATGGCTTCCTCGGCCATCATGTGGGCGGTGATGTCTTCGCGCATGAGGATGCCGCCGGAGAAGACCCCGTCCTTGAACAGGGGGATGGCCTTGACGCTTTGCCAGGCAGATCCGCCTGCGGCGAGGCGGGGGATGAAAAGGCTCGGCAGGTTGAGCGGCCGACCATCGAGCACATGT is a window encoding:
- a CDS encoding ABC transporter ATP-binding protein is translated as MPLLELAQVCVNYGAVKAVRDVSLYVEHGEVVTLIGANGAGKSTILRAVSGLARIASGALRFSGTDIAKTRPDAIVRAGLAHCPEGRQVLARQSIEDNLLLGAYIRTDKDGIARDLEKSYVMFPRLRERRRQPAGTLSGGEQQMLAIARALMSSPRMLLLDEPSLGLAPLVVEEIFAILDSLSAQGMTILLVEQNARLALAHSHRGYVLESGQIAATGEARALLDDDRVLAAYLGA
- a CDS encoding branched-chain amino acid ABC transporter permease, translated to MFLDNYGFLMVAIIQQALLGMSLWYPLMAGQLSLASIGFYSLGGYIAAIMGTSPLFAAWRETLGAALYPVEWLIAMLASCLLGLLVGIPALRLRGIYLALATIAFVQVLNVVVLVLDVTGGAVGLFGIPQPFEKRIGYLWFFGPLLIVMLLFSWRLTRTVAGRSFMAIREDELAAQAMGISTTFEKVRAFVIGCGLAGVVGAMSAPFLNTWNARQSSFDASVACLAYVLIGGARSIWGPLLGAILLVALPEVLRPLKDARLIMNGIVLVVACIYLPQGIAGLLASLRRKASGVA
- a CDS encoding branched-chain amino acid ABC transporter permease, yielding MNIVYFLQNILNGLSIGSVYAIFALGYTLVFSILGIINFAHGAVFTLGAYCTYALAVGDFGLNGLLAGTSLPFSLPFPLALLGGSIMAGCVGVLVERLAFRPLRAKGADPLLALVSSLGVALILVNCLQFLVGAEIYSFPSDIFGSLPMAMIFKMDGKILAVRTVQLIILGVSLAMLLVLAWFMNRTRMGKALQATAENPETASLLGINVDRYILSTFFISGALGGLAGTLIGASFGLAGPYFGVSYGLKGLAVIVLGGLGSIPGAVLGGLVIGLGEAFLPPDYSSMKEAVAFVMLFVILLARPQGLLGQQTIQKV
- a CDS encoding MBL fold metallo-hydrolase, whose protein sequence is MSFSASSASRTQRHGRNMFLLLVVLLLCACGNGYYRGPVSEHFDGSKFDNPWESMPNRFGDFLKWRLTAERGYWPEHVEVEPTLPPARVMGEELRVTYVGHATVLLQTRGLNILTDPIWSERASPFGFAGPRRVAAPGVRFEDLPPIDLVLISHNHYDHLDLPTLERLHRAFNPLVLTPLGNDVIIRSAIPDMRLKTLDWGQAFMFGEEMRIVLEPMQHWSARGLFDRLEALWGAFVIDAPGGAIYFLADAGYARHLSEDFTAKYGTPRLSLLPVGAYEPQWFMRYAHMNPADVIQTFIDLGQGRAMGTQHEVFPMADEAYAAPRREILEALQSRGIDESLFMLPKVGEWFTVPPR
- a CDS encoding (Fe-S)-binding protein, with the protein product MTKPKRVTLFIQCIVDSCFPAVGEAMVKVLERQGLELDYPANQTCCGQPAFNAGYRDEAARLARHYLDVFEDAEAIVCPSGSCVHMVRHHYMELFAKDPRQLDRARRVAAKTFEFTEFLVDVLGVTDVGATWNGQITYHDSCHLLRGLGVKDQPRALLSGVRGLTLVEMNRSDECCGFGGTFSAKYPEISEALLETKLANIQATGTGAVVGCDMGCLMHMQGMIRRRELPISVHHIAEILAGEE
- a CDS encoding ABC transporter substrate-binding protein produces the protein MRIFVLLAASLFFAQAAFAGAVGSPIPVGIAVGQTTNVALFGEEQVNGAKVAERMINEKGGVGGTPIKLVFQDTGGDEAGAINAFQNLISRDKVVAIIGPTLSQQAFAANPIANQAKVPVVGPSNTAKGVAQIGEYVSRISAPMTLVAPNALKRALAVNPNIKNVAVVYAQDDAFNVSETGIFQEAIKDMGLSIVLVQKTSVKDTDFTTQVTAILGAGVDMVVMSCLAADGGNMVKQLRQFGYEGLIVGGNGFNSPNMYPVCGKECTGVIVAQAYSPRADNAENNAFVPVFKEMFKKDPAQFSAQAYTSVKVVVDALNEVEQSTGKKVADMDTAELRTALNAAIISSSYETPLGEIVLDADGEITQKTFYVSQIKIAEDGKTGIMELLPE
- a CDS encoding ABC transporter ATP-binding protein → MNAILSLEGVSRSFGGLMAVGDVGFSVQPGEIFGLIGPNGAGKTTLFNLISGLTPVSAGRISFLGKDILGIAPHKVASMGMARTFQNIRLFSGMSVLDNVRAPMQAFAETGLLSDLLGLPASRAQERRIRDRAMELLGLVGLDSKTHDLASSLPYGERRRLEIARALALRPKLLLLDEPAAGLNLAEKAELSSFIRDLRTRFDLTVLIIEHHVPLVMGLCDRLAVLNFGRLICQGKPDDVRSDQCVIDAYLGDSHAVA